In Mesorhizobium sp. M9A.F.Ca.ET.002.03.1.2, the DNA window ATGCCTCTGGACATCGCGAAGGTCATCGCGAACAGCGTCAGCGGGCACGGGATCAGACCTGCCATCACGCCGACTGCCTCGCCCTCATGCTTGTGGTGACGGCCGTGGCTCAAAGCACGCCAGAGCATCCAGACACCGATCAGGCCGAGCAGCCCACGGCTGATATCCTCCAAAAGCGGAGCGCGGCCGACGCTGCCTAACGCTATGGAGACCAGCGGCAGCGAGAGAACCGCAATCAGAACGGCAATCATCACATGCGTGAAGGACAGCGTGATCGATACGAGAAGGCCGCGCGGAACCCTTGCATCCGAACCCGCAAGATATGTCGCCAGCACAGCCTTGCTGTGGCCGGGCGTCAGCGCATGCGCAGCGCCGAAGACAACGCCCATCGGCAGGAAGGCCATGAACGCCAGCCAGTCGCCCCCCATTGAGAGCAGTTTGATCTGCTCGCCGAGC includes these proteins:
- a CDS encoding sulfite exporter TauE/SafE family protein — encoded protein: MFQILVEFQRTIYLTLGEQIKLLSMGGDWLAFMAFLPMGVVFGAAHALTPGHSKAVLATYLAGSDARVPRGLLVSITLSFTHVMIAVLIAVLSLPLVSIALGSVGRAPLLEDISRGLLGLIGVWMLWRALSHGRHHKHEGEAVGVMAGLIPCPLTLFAMTFAMSRGIPGAGILFAITMMVGVALTLSCVAVLSILFRERLVDFFAGKPLETISRTLEGAAGLALAGVAVWQIVVVS